A single genomic interval of Spinacia oleracea cultivar Varoflay chromosome 6, BTI_SOV_V1, whole genome shotgun sequence harbors:
- the LOC110804282 gene encoding serine/arginine-rich splicing factor SC35-like, with protein sequence MIPARNVCINCKFFAFFTVILIRSNTYSLLVLNITFRTTPDDLFPLFDKYGKVVDIFIPRDRRTGESRGFAFVRYKYADEAQKAVDRLDGRVVDGREMAVQFAKYGQNAEKIRLSLRKSTLLS encoded by the exons ATGATACCTGCTCGAAATGTTTGCATTAATTGTAAATTTTTTGCATTTTTCACTGTGATTTTGATACGGAGTAACACTTACTCTCTCCTCGTCCTCAACATCACTTTCC GAACTACACCAGATGACTTGTTTCCGTTGTTTGACAAGTATGGCAAGGTTGTTGACATCTTCATCCCTCGTGACCGAAG GACTGGGGAATCCCGCGGTTTTGCCTTTGTTCGATACAAGTATGCTGATGAAGCACAGAAGGCTGTGGATAGGCTTGATG GGAGGGTGGTGGATGGTAGAGAAATGGCTGTCCAATTCGCGAAATATGGTCAGAATGCTGAGAAAAT TCGATTGAGTTTGCGGAAATCTACACTTCTGTCATGA
- the LOC130463401 gene encoding uncharacterized protein, which produces MRYFPLIPRLKRIYMSPETAEDMRWHDTERLGEDDKKILRHPSDALAWKAFDERHRDFALDPRSVRLGLASDGFNPYRLMNTTYSTWPVMLIPYNLPPWLCMKPSSFILSTLIPGKASPGNDIDVYLQPLVHELKLLWTGVEAFDAFEGKKFNLRVALLWTINDFPGYSMLSGLSTKGYNACPICIDSTPSDRFGNKICYCSYRKWLPSDHPYRIQGDKFCEKYGTNERGKAPSRPSGTDILSEQEKVEYVYGKSKAPQKKRQRGDNDNNDVQHESAFGTKRSIFFDLVYWEHNLLRHNLDVMHIEKNVSENILGTLLSMDKTSYSMSMEEKERFLNVLQKLKVPDGYGSNLSSCVNMKQRKLINLKSHDNHVLMQDILPVALRVSNATKVIDLLAGLSSFFKRLCSTTIDPDDLDDLQDGIILTLCKLEIEFPPSFFTIMVHLLIHLVEEVKLGGPVQYRWMYPIERYLSHLKSHVTNKAPQPEGSIAEGFLLEETIRFCSRYLEGVKTIFNIPTRMDDEISNSNYYLFNTGGRVVGKEVTILLDDKSLKQAHRYVLLHSDAIKGDMDEFLMEKRQMNSQSSSTESDESNWIINEFGGWLQNKVHCIDATTEDEKLRKALAGDIHRGVRTYPNGDVCVNFSKLMHTGRLLQDDPFIFSSQAKQVFYIEDEIQKGWLHVVKNKPRDLFDLGDSLPVEVEGEVLYIFLAVDMLVVAILDTFILDWSKKLLAILRSFILFIKELLRRRIQDLWIEVAARTKVNISSAATISRDVVHKPVDDVLAAMSAALAIDAATSAIFAAFYAFSAALAAFSAAFAAIAAFD; this is translated from the exons ATGCGATATTTCCCTCTTATCCCGAGGCTAAAAAGAATCTACATGTCACCAGAAACAGCAGAAGATATGAGATGGCATGATACAGAGCGATTGGGTGAAGATGATAAGAAGATTTTGAGGCATCCTTCAGATGCCTTAGCATGGAAGGCATTTGATGAGCGTCATAGAGATTTTGCATTAGACCCTCGTAGTGTTCGATTAGGTCTTGCGAGTGATGGGTTTAATCCTTATCGTTTAATGAACACCACTTATAGTACGTGGCCAGTGATGTTGATTCCTTATAATCTTCCACCATGGTTATGTATGAAACCATCTTCTTTCATTTTGTCCACACTTATTCCCGGAAAAGCAAGTCCTGGAAATGATATTGATGTGTATTTGCAGCCATTAGTGCATgaattgaaattgttgtggactGGGGTTGAAGCTTTTGATGCTTTTGAAGGAAAGAAATTTAATTTGCGCGTGGCTTTGCTTTGGACTATTAATGACTTTCCTGGCTATTCAATGCTCTCTGGTTTGAGCACAAAAGGTTACAATGCATGTCCTATATGCATAGATTCCACGCCTTCTGATAGATTTGGGAACAAGATTTGTTATTGTAGCTATAGAAAATGGTTACCTTCAGATCACCCATATCGAATTCAGGGTGACAAATTTTGTGAGAAGTATGGAACTAATGAGCGGGGTAAAGCTCCATCTCGTCCTAGCGGGACTGATATATTGAGTGAACAAGAAAAGGTCGAGTATGTTTATGGAAAGTCGAAGGCACCACAGAAAAAGAGACAAAGAGGAGATAATGATAACAATGATGTCCAACATGAAAGTGCTTTTGGTACCAAGAGAAGCATATTCTTTGATTTGGTGTATTGGGAGCATAATCTTTTAAGGCATAATTTAgatgtaatgcacattgagaaaaatgtgtctGAGAATATTTTGGGAACTCTTCTTAGTATGGATAAGA CTTCGTATTCTATGTCTATGGAGGAGAAAGAGAGGTTCTTAAATGTTCTACAGAAACTTAAAGTTCCGGATGGATATGGATCCAACCTCTCTAGTTGTGTGAATATGAAGCAAAGAAAGTTGATTAACCTCAAAAGTCATGACAACCATGTTCTAATGCAAGATATCCTTCCTGTTGCCTTAAGAGTTTCTAACGCTACAAAAGTGATTGACTTGTTGGCTGGATTGTCTTCTTTTTTCAAGAGGTTGTGCTCTACTACTATTGATCCAGATGATTTAGATGATCTTCAAGATGGAATTATTTTAACTCTTTGTAAGTTGGAAATAGAGTTCCCGCCTTCATTTTTCACAATCATGGTCCATTTGTTGATTCACTTAGTGGAGGAGGTTAAACTTGGTGGACCAGTGCAATACAGATGGATGTATCCCATTGAAAG gtACTTGTCCCATTTGAAATCACATGTAACCAATAAAGCCCCCCAACCTGAAGGATCTATTGCGGAAGGCTTCCTTTTAGAGGAGACAATTAGGTTTTGTTCGAGATATCTTGAAGGTGTTAAGACCATCTTTAACATACCTACGAGGATGGATGATGAGATTTCAAATTCCAATTATTACTTGTTTAACACTGGTGGTCGAGTTGTTGGGAAGGAGGTCACCATTCTCCTTGATGACAAAAGCTTAAAACAAGCTCATCGCTACGTTTTACTTCACTCTGATGCGATCAAAGGGGATATGGA TGAATTTTTAATGGAGAAACGTCAAATGAACTCACAAAGTTCCTCCACGGAGAGTGATGAAAGCAACTGGATCATCAATGAATTCGGAGGGTGGTTGCAAAATAAG GTACATTGCATAGATGCCACCACCGAAGATGAGAAACTAAGAAAAGCTTTAGCGGGTG ACATTCATAGGGGTGTAAGAACATATCCAAATGGCGATGTATGTGTCAATTTCTCGAAATTGATGCATACTGGGCGATTGTTGCAAGATGATCCATTTATATTCTCATCTCAAGCAAAACAAGTTTTTTACATAGAAGATGAGATTCAAAAAGGATGGTTGCATGTTGTAAAGAATAAGCCTAGGGACTTGTTTGATTTAGGTGATTCTTTACCAGTAGAAGTAGAGGGAGAGG TATTGTATATTTTTCTTGCGGTTGATATGCTTGTGGTAGCTATACTTGATACTTTCATACTGGACTGGAGTAAGAA GCTGTTGGCAATTCTGCGAAGTTTTATCCTTTTTATCAAGGAATTACTACGTCGTAGGATACAG GATTTATGGATAGAGGTTGCTGCACGAACAAAGGTGAATATTTCTTCAGCTGCAACTATATCCAGGGATGTAGTGCATA AACCAGTAGATGATGTTCTTGCTGCAATGTCTGCTGCTCTGGCTATTGATGCTGCAACTTCAGCAATTTTTGCTGCTTTCTATGCCTTTTCAGCAGCTTTAGCCGCCTTTTCGGCAGCTTTTGCCGCCATTGCTGCATTTGACTGA
- the LOC110804290 gene encoding uncharacterized protein has product MCNSAPFLNLKHPTEHFVIPDGLVVDKAIVRRAGKSWKNHRYILKKRYFDPVNKTLDQNYDSIPDGVSSSSWNDLVDYWFSLKGTKLSQLGKDARAVRGHIHNSGPTSFANRREDLKEKKGEYSELTFYKSVYAKEDGSFKEGTISRQFMEDANNKVQENLASSSTSKSKVEIENEVFNELMYGGEVLKRPLNYGFRVKQSDIFGVEGLLRKEGSSYLDNSDIEMENLKVELSVVKKQNEDLAQHNQVLDNKFDETTKTFKMIASYFGQVLKEVRKGNVSSDLLDGAESAILMKG; this is encoded by the exons ATGTGCAATTCAGCACCATTTCTCAATCTCAAACACCCCACG GAACATTTTGTGATACCTGATGGGCTGGTAGTTGACAAGGCAATTGTGAGGCGTGCTGGTAAATCATGGAAGAATCATAGGTATATATTGAAGAAGCGGTACTTTGATCCAGTGAATAAAACTCTAGATCAAAATTATGATAGTATTCCTGATGGAGTATCTAGTAGCAGTTGGAATGATTTGGTCGATTATTGGTTTTCACTAAAGGGCACG AAATTATCTCAACTTGGAAAAGATGCTCGAGCAGTACGAGGTCATATTCACAACAGTGGTCCTACAAGCTTTGCTAATCGAAGAGAAGATCTT AAAGAGAAGAAGGGAGAGTATAGCGAATTGACGTTTTACAAATCAGTTTATGCAAAAGAAGATGGAAGCTTTAAAGAGGGCACAATATCTCGTCAATTTATG GAGGATGCAAACAATAAAGTCCAAGAAAACCTTGCGAGTTCCTCTACTTCCAAGTCTAAGGTCGAAATTGAGAATGAGGTCTTTAATGAGCTTATGTACGGAGGTGAAGTGCTTAAACGTCCTCTAAATTATGGCTTTAGAGTGAAGCAAAGTGACATCTTTGGAGTGGAAGGTTTGTTGAGGAAAGAAGGGTCTAGCTATCTTGACAATAGTGATATTGAAATGGAGAACTTAAAAGTTGAATTATCAGTTGTAAAGAAGCAAAATGAAGACCTTGCACAACACAATCAAGTGCTGGACAACAAgtttgatgaaacaacaaagACATTTAAGATGATTGCTTCGTACTTTGGACAAGTTTTGAAGGAAGTACGTAAAGGAAATGTGTCATCGGACCTTTTAGATGGTGCAGAATCAGCAATACTGATG AAAGGATAG